One Acidobacteriota bacterium DNA window includes the following coding sequences:
- a CDS encoding leucine-rich repeat domain-containing protein, whose translation MNNDPAGLKLQYDADKLKQSFNHFRHVTHLELGWGQSTVIPVEIASLSKLQHLTILNVALNGFPEAVLECCSLRELCIRGADIPFLPDSLEQLSNLKTLHIGNCGLVELPSCLSRMYHLKVLEFPDNRLTQIPSSLSSLPILRQLFLTGNPLTRTTVSDLKDQFPQAIAFSISGEHK comes from the coding sequence TTGAACAACGACCCTGCGGGCCTCAAACTTCAATACGATGCCGACAAGCTGAAACAGTCATTCAATCACTTTCGGCATGTCACGCACCTTGAACTTGGCTGGGGACAATCCACCGTGATTCCAGTTGAAATTGCCAGCCTGTCAAAACTCCAACACCTGACAATTCTAAATGTTGCGCTCAACGGGTTTCCTGAAGCAGTGCTTGAGTGTTGCTCACTTCGAGAGCTTTGCATTCGCGGCGCTGATATCCCTTTCCTTCCAGACTCTCTGGAACAACTTTCCAATCTCAAAACGTTGCACATTGGGAACTGCGGACTGGTTGAACTTCCTTCCTGTTTGAGCCGAATGTATCATCTGAAAGTCCTTGAGTTTCCTGACAACCGGCTCACCCAGATCCCGTCTTCGCTGAGTTCACTTCCAATTTTGCGCCAGTTGTTTTTGACAGGGAATCCTTTAACCAGGACTACAGTTTCAGATCTCAAGGACCAGTTTCCTCAGGCCATTGCATTCTCGATCTCTGGTGAGCACAAGTAA
- a CDS encoding GNAT family N-acetyltransferase — MTIHLRPITPADAENCGRIIFEAFKGIADQHNFRPDFPSVEFATQFASAFINSPTTFGVAAELDGVFVGSNFLSEDDAIRGVGPITIDPQCQARGIGRKLMQAVIDRGRDAIGIRLVQDAFNTASISLYTSLGFDIKEPLVMIEGQIQADLPAGVEVRRLTADDLDACAALCHSIHSIERTNELRHMPPMFPSFAAFRNGRLVAYTSSPHFWPLNHGVAETTEDMQALLIGTSQIVPQPLSFLIPIRQSALFRWCLGQGMRVIKPMNLMAMGEYHEPRGCFLPSVGY, encoded by the coding sequence ATGACGATTCACCTTCGTCCGATCACACCAGCGGATGCCGAAAACTGCGGGCGCATCATTTTCGAAGCCTTCAAGGGAATTGCCGACCAGCACAATTTTCGACCGGATTTCCCGTCGGTTGAATTTGCCACCCAGTTTGCCAGCGCCTTTATCAACAGTCCGACGACGTTTGGTGTCGCGGCTGAACTTGATGGGGTGTTTGTCGGGTCAAATTTTTTATCCGAAGACGACGCTATTCGGGGCGTTGGGCCAATTACGATTGATCCACAGTGTCAGGCACGCGGGATTGGCCGAAAGCTGATGCAGGCCGTGATTGATCGAGGCCGCGATGCCATTGGAATTCGGCTGGTTCAGGATGCCTTCAACACGGCCTCGATATCGCTCTATACCAGCCTTGGATTTGATATCAAAGAACCGCTGGTCATGATTGAAGGCCAGATCCAGGCTGACCTTCCGGCTGGAGTTGAAGTCCGACGACTCACCGCTGACGACCTTGATGCCTGCGCCGCACTTTGCCACAGCATCCACAGCATTGAACGCACCAACGAACTCCGCCATATGCCGCCAATGTTTCCGTCATTTGCGGCGTTTCGGAATGGACGATTGGTCGCCTATACCTCATCACCACATTTCTGGCCGCTCAATCACGGCGTCGCTGAAACAACCGAAGACATGCAGGCGCTCTTGATTGGCACTTCCCAAATTGTGCCCCAACCATTGTCCTTCCTGATTCCAATCCGTCAATCGGCCTTGTTTCGCTGGTGTCTTGGTCAGGGAATGCGCGTTATCAAACCGATGAACCTGATGGCCATGGGCGAATACCACGAACCACGCGGATGTTTTCTGCCGTCAGTTGGATATTAG
- a CDS encoding PAS domain S-box protein codes for MDDIINSVADPIFVKNREHRFVLLNNAFCDFSGHSREKMLGKTDFDFFPAHQAQIFQDKDEEVFLTGIENVNQEELTDRDGNTHIIITKKTLHISPNGDPFLVGVIRDVTELKRIEREREELIQKLQTALDEVKLLQGFLPICSYCKKIRQDENYWQQIEQYIFDHLGTQFSHSICPDCFTNIAQKELEQLRQKFKR; via the coding sequence ATGGATGACATCATTAATTCAGTCGCAGACCCAATTTTTGTGAAAAATCGTGAGCATCGGTTTGTCTTGCTCAATAATGCGTTTTGTGATTTTAGCGGTCATTCACGCGAGAAAATGCTGGGAAAAACAGACTTCGACTTTTTCCCAGCTCACCAGGCTCAAATATTTCAGGATAAAGATGAAGAAGTCTTCTTAACCGGTATAGAAAATGTCAATCAAGAGGAACTAACCGACCGGGACGGCAACACTCATATCATCATTACGAAGAAAACACTCCATATCAGCCCAAACGGTGACCCCTTTCTGGTCGGTGTGATCCGCGATGTGACCGAACTCAAACGCATTGAGCGCGAGCGTGAGGAACTGATCCAAAAGCTCCAGACAGCACTTGATGAAGTCAAACTGCTCCAAGGATTTTTGCCGATTTGCTCTTACTGTAAAAAGATCCGACAGGATGAAAATTACTGGCAGCAAATTGAGCAATATATTTTTGATCATCTCGGGACACAGTTTAGCCATAGTATTTGCCCCGATTGCTTTACCAATATTGCTCAAAAAGAACTGGAGCAACTTCGACAGAAATTCAAAAGATGA
- a CDS encoding GNAT family N-acetyltransferase — translation MMLIRDMRSDEIELVSDLALRSFSTFIAPGLTQEGQTEILHFANAENLAERHAAGHFTLVAEIDTVLAGMIQVRCPSHVLMLYVDEQFHRRGIAQHLMQSAVERIRLEFPEVELVTVNSSTYAVTAYRRMGFEAISEELCTGGVVYTPMVLRLHPIKITG, via the coding sequence ATGATGTTGATTCGAGATATGCGCTCTGATGAAATTGAATTGGTCTCAGATTTGGCTCTCAGATCCTTCTCAACCTTTATCGCTCCTGGATTAACCCAGGAAGGTCAAACAGAAATCCTTCATTTTGCAAATGCTGAAAACCTGGCTGAACGCCACGCCGCTGGACATTTCACACTTGTGGCTGAAATAGACACAGTGTTGGCCGGAATGATCCAGGTCCGTTGTCCCAGCCACGTCCTGATGCTTTATGTTGACGAACAGTTCCACCGCCGCGGCATTGCCCAGCACCTGATGCAATCGGCTGTCGAACGCATTCGCCTTGAGTTCCCTGAAGTTGAACTCGTCACGGTCAATTCTTCGACCTATGCTGTCACTGCCTATCGTCGAATGGGGTTTGAAGCCATCAGCGAAGAACTCTGTACAGGCGGTGTGGTTTATACCCCAATGGTACTGCGACTCCACCCAATCAAAATAACTGGATGA
- a CDS encoding DUF2809 domain-containing protein, translating into MTTLNPEPRTLNPAFPLRNRLWYFGFFCLVIVAGLASRRFGPILPKVIAAYAGDTLWALMVFLGFGMLWPKRSTLWLAVMAAGFSYLIEFSQIYHAPWIDAIRQNRLGGLVLGRGFLWSDLVCYSIGILIGFGLETIWSKMRANHHNSP; encoded by the coding sequence ATGACAACCCTGAACCCTGAACCCCGAACCCTAAACCCTGCCTTCCCTCTCCGGAACCGCCTCTGGTACTTTGGGTTCTTCTGCCTGGTTATTGTGGCTGGTTTGGCATCTCGCCGGTTTGGGCCGATCCTTCCAAAGGTTATCGCGGCTTATGCTGGAGATACGCTCTGGGCACTGATGGTTTTTCTGGGCTTTGGAATGCTCTGGCCCAAACGATCAACTTTGTGGCTGGCGGTGATGGCGGCTGGATTTTCCTACCTGATTGAATTCAGCCAGATTTACCACGCACCATGGATTGACGCGATTCGGCAAAACCGCCTGGGTGGGTTGGTGCTCGGACGCGGCTTTTTATGGAGCGATCTTGTCTGCTACAGCATCGGCATCCTGATTGGTTTTGGATTAGAGACCATTTGGAGTAAGATGCGGGCCAATCACCATAATTCCCCCTGA
- a CDS encoding alpha/beta hydrolase, producing the protein MVKKHAQFSSKLIDPRDVDVWLPPGYETDKNKRYPVLYMHDGQNVFDPKTSYGGVDWGVDETMDRLIREKKIRPAIVVGIWNSPKRYAEYMPQKAAKDPDTAHLKNIPINATGPIVSDNYLKFLVTELKPFIDANYRTLTDRKNTFIMGSSMGGLISAYAISEYPNVFGGAGCVSTHWPAGEGAMIEYLKNHLPDPRTHKIYFDYGTATLDSTYEPFQLKMDEVMKQRGYQTGKNWITRKFEGAEHSEKSWRERVDIPLVFLIGK; encoded by the coding sequence ATGGTCAAAAAACACGCCCAATTCAGCTCAAAACTGATTGATCCCCGTGACGTAGACGTGTGGCTGCCGCCAGGCTATGAAACTGATAAAAATAAACGCTATCCAGTGCTCTACATGCACGACGGGCAGAACGTGTTTGACCCAAAGACGTCGTACGGTGGTGTTGATTGGGGTGTGGACGAAACCATGGACCGGTTAATTCGAGAGAAGAAAATTCGCCCGGCCATTGTGGTCGGCATCTGGAATAGCCCCAAACGCTATGCGGAATATATGCCCCAAAAGGCGGCCAAAGATCCGGATACCGCCCACCTGAAAAATATTCCAATCAATGCCACCGGCCCGATTGTGTCGGACAACTATCTCAAATTTCTGGTTACTGAACTCAAACCCTTTATTGATGCTAATTACCGGACACTGACCGACCGTAAAAACACTTTCATTATGGGTTCGAGTATGGGCGGGTTGATTTCGGCCTACGCCATTAGCGAATACCCAAACGTCTTTGGTGGTGCGGGCTGCGTTTCAACCCACTGGCCAGCCGGTGAAGGGGCGATGATTGAGTATTTGAAAAACCATCTCCCTGACCCGCGTACGCATAAGATTTATTTCGACTATGGCACCGCCACGCTGGATTCAACCTATGAACCATTCCAATTGAAAATGGATGAAGTCATGAAACAACGAGGCTACCAAACCGGGAAAAACTGGATTACCAGAAAGTTTGAAGGTGCCGAGCATTCAGAAAAATCCTGGCGCGAGCGGGTTGATATTCCGCTGGTGTTTTTAATTGGGAAATAA
- a CDS encoding DinB family protein, with protein MSTYATTRPQPDEHTPYHTMYLSKVPEGHILEILIKHGEDIHQQLSQVSEAQSAFRYAEEKWSLKQVLGHLIDTERIFQYRLLRVARKDQTPIEGFEQDDYVAGGEFDARSWADLLAEYTTVRAATVSLISGLPADAWLRRGTANNNPVSVRALVCLIAGHELHHMSIVKDRYLTQLSQ; from the coding sequence ATGTCAACCTATGCTACAACGCGCCCCCAACCAGATGAACACACGCCCTATCACACCATGTATCTGAGCAAAGTGCCGGAAGGTCATATTCTGGAAATTCTGATCAAACACGGTGAGGATATCCACCAGCAACTCAGTCAGGTATCGGAAGCCCAGTCAGCCTTTCGCTATGCAGAAGAGAAGTGGAGTTTAAAACAGGTGCTTGGCCACCTGATTGATACCGAGCGGATTTTTCAATATCGCCTGCTGCGGGTTGCCCGCAAGGATCAAACGCCCATCGAAGGTTTTGAGCAGGATGACTATGTGGCTGGTGGTGAGTTTGACGCCCGATCCTGGGCGGACTTGCTCGCCGAGTACACCACGGTTCGAGCTGCAACGGTCAGTCTGATCAGCGGGTTACCTGCCGATGCCTGGCTCCGGCGGGGAACGGCAAACAATAATCCGGTGAGCGTTCGGGCGCTGGTGTGTTTGATCGCCGGGCACGAATTGCACCACATGAGTATTGTCAAGGACCGATACCTCACACAGCTTTCCCAGTAA
- a CDS encoding class I SAM-dependent methyltransferase — MSEYYKSDLAFIHDTGFADFAITAAPGILQCLRQHQIHQGLIVDLGCGSGIWAEQLHRAGYQVLGVDISPAMIDLARNRVPEADFRVDSLFQAEIPTCVAVTSMGECINYLFDPENTKHQITQLFQRIYQALTPGGIFIFDIAEPGQCPPNTTIKHFTEGTDWLVLVEKTEDPETATLTRRIITFRQVGDLYRRDEEIHRQQLYWATELAKELCQIGFEVYTSPKYGDQPLPPVRMALIARKH; from the coding sequence ATGTCTGAATATTACAAATCTGATCTGGCTTTTATCCATGACACTGGCTTTGCTGATTTTGCCATCACAGCGGCACCTGGAATTTTACAATGCCTGCGCCAACACCAGATTCACCAGGGATTGATCGTTGATCTGGGATGTGGAAGCGGCATCTGGGCTGAACAATTACACCGTGCCGGTTATCAAGTCCTTGGCGTTGATATTTCTCCAGCCATGATTGATCTGGCGCGAAACCGCGTTCCAGAAGCAGACTTTCGGGTTGATTCCCTGTTTCAAGCTGAAATTCCAACTTGTGTTGCGGTAACTTCAATGGGTGAATGTATCAACTACTTGTTTGACCCTGAAAACACCAAACATCAAATCACCCAGCTTTTCCAACGGATTTATCAGGCGTTAACTCCAGGCGGCATTTTCATATTTGATATCGCCGAACCTGGGCAATGTCCACCCAACACAACCATCAAACATTTTACCGAAGGAACTGACTGGCTGGTACTGGTTGAAAAAACAGAAGACCCGGAAACAGCAACCCTGACTCGTCGCATCATCACGTTTCGACAGGTTGGTGACCTCTACCGACGGGATGAAGAAATTCATCGGCAACAGCTTTACTGGGCCACCGAACTGGCAAAAGAGTTGTGTCAGATTGGATTTGAGGTTTACACTTCGCCAAAGTATGGGGATCAACCACTTCCGCCAGTCCGAATGGCACTTATTGCCCGCAAACATTGA